The following proteins are co-located in the Myroides profundi genome:
- a CDS encoding helix-turn-helix transcriptional regulator, producing MEEYLYILILSAAIVFACISYFINNRLVSQRSSQRVLNWFLLFLIIHCTVTILVRFFFEEETFVYLGMPFGVFYAPYFYCCFKTFVGEVKGNDDKTKSVSVFIKENYIHFLPGVLFFIGYIITLFNLGSVDVEFLIYYYLINYVVLGSQLILYAIFGYLAVSKLNMSSHVRLLVLRVIWIMVFVGIVSIGLVLYNAIPNNDGNVLYLGVLCLAMTIFFYYVERLKSDEVFISYGEGERTTEVVDVELSKYEKSKFANEFVGEYKEKIEKVILKEQLFLKTNCSLDLVEKLTRIQKHHLSQFFSTEYGKNFNTYINELRVEYAKETLKAREYNVSVSELGEECGFNSRTSFFRAFKKYVGVSPSEYIENQQVRTTNNNN from the coding sequence ATGGAAGAATATTTATACATACTTATTTTATCGGCAGCAATCGTTTTTGCATGTATATCTTACTTTATCAACAATAGACTGGTTAGTCAAAGAAGTTCTCAAAGAGTTTTAAATTGGTTTTTATTATTCTTGATTATTCATTGTACCGTTACTATTCTAGTAAGGTTCTTTTTTGAAGAAGAAACCTTTGTCTATTTAGGAATGCCATTTGGGGTATTTTATGCTCCGTATTTCTATTGTTGTTTTAAAACATTTGTAGGAGAAGTTAAAGGAAATGATGATAAAACAAAAAGTGTAAGCGTTTTTATTAAAGAGAATTATATACACTTTTTACCTGGAGTTCTTTTTTTTATTGGATATATCATTACTTTATTTAATTTGGGAAGTGTTGATGTGGAGTTTTTGATTTACTACTATTTAATTAATTATGTAGTATTAGGAAGTCAATTAATTCTTTATGCCATTTTTGGTTATCTAGCAGTCAGCAAATTAAATATGTCAAGTCATGTACGCTTATTGGTGTTACGTGTTATTTGGATTATGGTCTTTGTAGGTATTGTATCAATAGGATTAGTATTGTATAATGCGATTCCTAACAACGATGGTAATGTATTGTATCTAGGAGTACTTTGTTTAGCAATGACTATTTTTTTCTATTATGTAGAAAGATTAAAAAGCGATGAGGTTTTTATTAGTTATGGAGAAGGTGAGAGAACTACTGAGGTGGTTGATGTAGAGTTAAGCAAGTATGAGAAATCAAAGTTTGCAAATGAATTTGTAGGAGAGTACAAAGAAAAAATAGAAAAAGTAATTCTAAAAGAGCAGTTATTCTTAAAAACAAATTGTTCATTGGATTTAGTAGAGAAATTAACACGTATACAGAAACACCATCTGTCACAGTTCTTCTCTACAGAATATGGTAAGAATTTTAATACTTACATCAATGAATTGCGAGTAGAATATGCTAAAGAAACCTTGAAAGCTAGAGAGTATAACGTATCTGTTAGTGAATTAGGAGAAGAATGTGGATTTAATTCACGTACCTCTTTTTTTAGAGCTTTTAAGAAATATGTAGGAGTTTCTCCTTCAGAATATATAGAGAATCAACAAGTCAGAACGACAAACAACAATAATTAA
- a CDS encoding AraC family transcriptional regulator, with protein MKFLSNPYNAKSDKAIFETIVQLTIVLVALQFLLSLININITFGYFILPIIYVMIKYDRTEVNIFNKLQLHFIGTLGVLLLAFSEMTMLYEIVNLLFLTGYLFAICKNINSVHAKNLSYKAFNFISFFSFYAVAGTVICFFYFLMDLFDKSYGVTSSFLFGGIDFFAILFSTLTLIVSRSEETVDNETKEVTNKIIETPVLNVVVTDVLETEMSGQVESIIQYFENSEEYLDTNFSLDHLAKEVEMSKHQVSEVINHDMNTSFYQLLAKYRINHAKFLIEKKQNLTIEAIVDECGFSSKSTFNKYFKYFVGQTPSGYRSLVA; from the coding sequence ATGAAATTTTTGAGTAATCCTTATAACGCAAAAAGTGATAAAGCTATCTTCGAAACGATAGTGCAGCTAACTATTGTATTAGTGGCTTTGCAGTTTTTATTATCGCTAATCAATATTAATATCACGTTTGGATACTTCATCCTACCTATCATATACGTTATGATAAAATATGACCGTACAGAGGTCAATATCTTTAATAAATTACAATTGCATTTTATAGGTACTCTAGGTGTACTGTTATTAGCTTTTAGTGAAATGACAATGCTATATGAGATTGTTAACCTACTTTTCTTGACAGGATATCTATTTGCTATTTGTAAAAATATAAACTCAGTACACGCAAAGAACTTAAGTTATAAAGCATTTAATTTTATTAGCTTTTTTAGTTTTTATGCTGTTGCTGGTACTGTAATTTGTTTCTTTTATTTCTTAATGGATTTATTTGATAAGAGCTATGGAGTGACGAGTTCTTTCTTATTTGGCGGAATAGATTTCTTTGCGATTTTATTTTCAACGCTTACTTTGATTGTTAGCCGTTCAGAAGAAACTGTTGATAATGAAACTAAGGAGGTAACAAATAAGATTATAGAAACTCCTGTGTTGAATGTTGTTGTTACTGATGTATTAGAGACAGAAATGAGTGGTCAAGTAGAGAGTATTATTCAATACTTCGAAAACTCAGAAGAATATCTGGATACTAACTTCTCTTTAGATCATTTAGCTAAAGAAGTTGAGATGAGTAAACATCAAGTGTCAGAAGTTATCAATCACGATATGAATACTAGTTTCTATCAGTTGTTAGCAAAGTATAGAATAAACCATGCGAAATTTTTAATAGAAAAGAAACAGAATTTGACTATTGAGGCGATAGTAGATGAGTGCGGATTCAGTAGTAAGTCAACTTTTAATAAATATTTTAAATATTTCGTTGGTCAGACACCATCAGGTTATAGAAGTTTGGTAGCGTAA